A single window of Colletes latitarsis isolate SP2378_abdomen chromosome 4, iyColLati1, whole genome shotgun sequence DNA harbors:
- the Fim gene encoding plastin-2 fimbrin isoform X1 encodes MEIHRFPKWNVIDEYFKDFSEYFKLIDENGDGFINLTELRSALDICGFKMPGYKVRQMIEEYDVKQRSEHKGRLSFEEFEKLCKELKANELGSTFKQVVSKKENLETLGGISEASSEGTTHSVRLEEQLAFSDWINTNLSHDPDLKHLLPIDPEGKALYEKVKDGILLCKIINHSCPDTIDERTINKKNLTLYKKHENLTLALSSAQAIGCNIVNIDAHDLTKGSPHLVLGLLWQIIRIGLFNQITLENCPGLATLLQDGERIEDLLKLSPESILLRWVNHHLENAGIARRCNNFQSDITDSEIYTYLIKQIAPHTKGVTLEALMEPNHTSRAEIMLQQASKLGCRSFVTPSDVVNGIYKLNLAFVANMFNNYPGLDKPESNIEGLESLEETREEKTYRNWMNSMGVVPHVNWLYSDLADGLVIFQLYDIIKPGTVNWNRVHKKFTKLRKFMEKLENCNYAVELGKTMNFSLVGIAGQDLNDGNATLTLALIWQLMRSYTLSILTSLAGTQGSTLVEKEIVQWVNSKLQGAGKSSSIKGFQDSSISDGKVVIDLIDAIKPGTVNYELVKEGGTEEENLDNAKYAISLARKCGARVYALPEDITEVKPKMVMTVFACLMAMDYVPNMDSVKQQNNVNNGQ; translated from the exons ATGGAGATCCATAGATTCCCCAAGTGGAACGTGATCGACGAGTACTTCAAGGACTTCTCCGAGTATTTTAAATTA ATCGACGAGAATGGGGACGGTTTCATCAACCTCACAGAGCTGCGCAGCGCCCTGGACATATGCGGGTTCAAAATGCCCGGGTACAAGGTGCGTCAGATGATCGAGGAGTACGACGTCAAGCAGAGGTCCGAGCACAAGGGACGTCTCTCCTTCGAGGAGTTCGAGAAGCTCTGCAAGGAGCTGAAGGCCAACGAGTTGGGGTCCACGTTCAAGCAAGTCGTGTCGAAGAAGGAAAATCTCGAGACTCTGGGCGGGATTTCGGAAGCTTCCAGCGAGGGCACCACGCACTCGGTGAGACTGGAGGAACAGCTCGCCTTCAGCGACTGGATCAACACAAATCTCTCCCACGATCCCGATTTGAAGCATCTGTTGCCCATCGATCCGGAGGGCAAGGCGCTGTACGAAAAGGTCAAGGATGGAATTCTCCTCTG TAAAATAATCAATCACTCTTGTCCGGACACGATCGACGAGCGAACCATCAACAAGAAAAACCTGACATTATACAAGAAGCACGAGAACTTGACTCTGGCTCTGTCCTCGGCTCAAGCAATCGGTTGCAACATAGTGAACATCGACGCCCACGATCTCACAAAAGGTTCTCCTCACCTGGTCCTTGGTCTGTTGTGGCAGATCATCAGGATCGGTCTGTTCAATCAAATCACTTTGGAGAATTGTCCTGGGCTGGCCACTCTGCTGCAGGACGGCGAGCGTATCGAAGATCTGCTGAAACTCTCGCCAGAATCGATACTGTTGCGATGGGTGAACCATCACCTGGAGAACGCTGGAATCGCCAGACGGTGCAACAACTTCCAGTCGGACATCACCGACTCTGAGATCTACACCTATCTGATCAAGCAAATCGCTCCCCATACCAAAGGCGTCACCCTGGAGGCGTTGATGGAGCCGAACCACACGTCACGAGCGGAGATCATGCTCCAGCAGGCGTCGAAGTTAGGATGCCGCAGTTTCGTAACACCCAGCGACGTGGTGAACGGCATATACAAGCTGAATCTCGCGTTCGTCGCCAACATGTTCAACAACTACCCAGGCCTGGACAAGCCGGAGAGCaacatcgagggtctggagtcTCTGGAGGAGACCAGAGAGGAGAAGACCTACAGAAACTGGATGAACTCGATGGGCGTGGTGCCTCACGTGAATTGGCTCTATTCCGACCTGGCTGACGGTCTGGTGATCTTCCAGCTGTACGACATCATCAAGCCAGGGACCGTGAACTGGAACAGGGTGCACAAAAAGTTCACCAAGCTGCGAAAGTTCATGGAGAAGCTGGAGAACTGCAATTACGCGGTCGAGCTAGGTAAAACGATGAACTTCTCGCTGGTGGGGATCGCCGGACAGGATCTGAACGACGGGAACGCGACGTTGACGTTGGCGTTGATCTGGCAGCTCATGAGATCGTACACCTTGTCGATTCTGACGTCGCTGGCTGGCACGCAGGGCAGCACCCTGGTCGAGAAGGAGATCGTGCAGTGGGTGAACTCGAAGCTCCAGGGGGCGGGGAAGAGTAGTAGCATCaagggcttccaggattcctcgATATCCGATGGAAAGGTGGTGATCGATCTGATCGACGCCATTAAACCGGGAACGGTTAACTACGAGCTCGTCAAGGAGGGTGGCACCGAGGAG GAGAATCTGGACAACGCGAAGTACGCGATATCCTTGGCCCGGAAATGCGGCGCGCGCGTCTACGCGTTGCCTGAGGACATCACCGAGGTGAAACCGAAGATGGTGATGACGGTGTTCGCCTGCCTGATGGCGATGGATTACGTCCCCAACATGGACTCCGTGAAGCAACAGAACAACGTGAACAACGGCCAATAA
- the Fim gene encoding plastin-2 fimbrin isoform X2, whose product MATAIDDRQELLEQLRAIDENGDGFINLTELRSALDICGFKMPGYKVRQMIEEYDVKQRSEHKGRLSFEEFEKLCKELKANELGSTFKQVVSKKENLETLGGISEASSEGTTHSVRLEEQLAFSDWINTNLSHDPDLKHLLPIDPEGKALYEKVKDGILLCKIINHSCPDTIDERTINKKNLTLYKKHENLTLALSSAQAIGCNIVNIDAHDLTKGSPHLVLGLLWQIIRIGLFNQITLENCPGLATLLQDGERIEDLLKLSPESILLRWVNHHLENAGIARRCNNFQSDITDSEIYTYLIKQIAPHTKGVTLEALMEPNHTSRAEIMLQQASKLGCRSFVTPSDVVNGIYKLNLAFVANMFNNYPGLDKPESNIEGLESLEETREEKTYRNWMNSMGVVPHVNWLYSDLADGLVIFQLYDIIKPGTVNWNRVHKKFTKLRKFMEKLENCNYAVELGKTMNFSLVGIAGQDLNDGNATLTLALIWQLMRSYTLSILTSLAGTQGSTLVEKEIVQWVNSKLQGAGKSSSIKGFQDSSISDGKVVIDLIDAIKPGTVNYELVKEGGTEEENLDNAKYAISLARKCGARVYALPEDITEVKPKMVMTVFACLMAMDYVPNMDSVKQQNNVNNGQ is encoded by the exons ATCGACGAGAATGGGGACGGTTTCATCAACCTCACAGAGCTGCGCAGCGCCCTGGACATATGCGGGTTCAAAATGCCCGGGTACAAGGTGCGTCAGATGATCGAGGAGTACGACGTCAAGCAGAGGTCCGAGCACAAGGGACGTCTCTCCTTCGAGGAGTTCGAGAAGCTCTGCAAGGAGCTGAAGGCCAACGAGTTGGGGTCCACGTTCAAGCAAGTCGTGTCGAAGAAGGAAAATCTCGAGACTCTGGGCGGGATTTCGGAAGCTTCCAGCGAGGGCACCACGCACTCGGTGAGACTGGAGGAACAGCTCGCCTTCAGCGACTGGATCAACACAAATCTCTCCCACGATCCCGATTTGAAGCATCTGTTGCCCATCGATCCGGAGGGCAAGGCGCTGTACGAAAAGGTCAAGGATGGAATTCTCCTCTG TAAAATAATCAATCACTCTTGTCCGGACACGATCGACGAGCGAACCATCAACAAGAAAAACCTGACATTATACAAGAAGCACGAGAACTTGACTCTGGCTCTGTCCTCGGCTCAAGCAATCGGTTGCAACATAGTGAACATCGACGCCCACGATCTCACAAAAGGTTCTCCTCACCTGGTCCTTGGTCTGTTGTGGCAGATCATCAGGATCGGTCTGTTCAATCAAATCACTTTGGAGAATTGTCCTGGGCTGGCCACTCTGCTGCAGGACGGCGAGCGTATCGAAGATCTGCTGAAACTCTCGCCAGAATCGATACTGTTGCGATGGGTGAACCATCACCTGGAGAACGCTGGAATCGCCAGACGGTGCAACAACTTCCAGTCGGACATCACCGACTCTGAGATCTACACCTATCTGATCAAGCAAATCGCTCCCCATACCAAAGGCGTCACCCTGGAGGCGTTGATGGAGCCGAACCACACGTCACGAGCGGAGATCATGCTCCAGCAGGCGTCGAAGTTAGGATGCCGCAGTTTCGTAACACCCAGCGACGTGGTGAACGGCATATACAAGCTGAATCTCGCGTTCGTCGCCAACATGTTCAACAACTACCCAGGCCTGGACAAGCCGGAGAGCaacatcgagggtctggagtcTCTGGAGGAGACCAGAGAGGAGAAGACCTACAGAAACTGGATGAACTCGATGGGCGTGGTGCCTCACGTGAATTGGCTCTATTCCGACCTGGCTGACGGTCTGGTGATCTTCCAGCTGTACGACATCATCAAGCCAGGGACCGTGAACTGGAACAGGGTGCACAAAAAGTTCACCAAGCTGCGAAAGTTCATGGAGAAGCTGGAGAACTGCAATTACGCGGTCGAGCTAGGTAAAACGATGAACTTCTCGCTGGTGGGGATCGCCGGACAGGATCTGAACGACGGGAACGCGACGTTGACGTTGGCGTTGATCTGGCAGCTCATGAGATCGTACACCTTGTCGATTCTGACGTCGCTGGCTGGCACGCAGGGCAGCACCCTGGTCGAGAAGGAGATCGTGCAGTGGGTGAACTCGAAGCTCCAGGGGGCGGGGAAGAGTAGTAGCATCaagggcttccaggattcctcgATATCCGATGGAAAGGTGGTGATCGATCTGATCGACGCCATTAAACCGGGAACGGTTAACTACGAGCTCGTCAAGGAGGGTGGCACCGAGGAG GAGAATCTGGACAACGCGAAGTACGCGATATCCTTGGCCCGGAAATGCGGCGCGCGCGTCTACGCGTTGCCTGAGGACATCACCGAGGTGAAACCGAAGATGGTGATGACGGTGTTCGCCTGCCTGATGGCGATGGATTACGTCCCCAACATGGACTCCGTGAAGCAACAGAACAACGTGAACAACGGCCAATAA